The DNA window NNNNNNNNNNNNNNNNNNNNNNNNNNNNNNNNNNNNNNNNNNNNNNNNNNNNNNNNNNNNNNNNNNNNNNNNNNNNNNNNNNNNNNNNNNNNNNNNNNNNNNNNNNNNNNNNNNNNNNNNNNNNNNNNTcggtgcattgcataggccaaatggcatacgcttgtaagcgtacgttccaaaggggcaagtaaatgtggttttttcttggtcctctAGAGCGATGTGAATTTGGAAGTATCCGGAATAAccatcaagaaaacaataatatgatttaccggctagtcgatcaagcatttgatcaataaatGGTAGTAGGaagtgatcttttcttgtggccgCATTCAACCTTCGGTAGTCTATGCATACTCTCCAAGAATTTTGCACTCTTGTCGCTATAAGTTcaccactttcatttttgattgttGTCACTCCGGACTTTTAGTCACCCCGGATTTCTTTGGCACCACTTGGACCGGGCTTACCCACTCGCTATCCGAGATGGGATAGATGATGTCCGCTTCAAGTAGCTTAGTGACTTCTTTTTTCACAACCTCAAGAATAGTTGGATTAagtctcctttgaggttgtcggACCGGTTTTGCTCCTTCTTCAAGAAATATGCAATGCTAGCATACTTGGGGGCTTATTCCCACTAGATCCGCCAAAGTCCACCCGATTGCCCTTTTGTTTTTCCTCAATACATTTAGCAAtttgtcttcttgttgaggggtTAATTCTTTTGCAATTATCACAGGGAGTTCTTGGGCTTCATCAAGATATGAGTATCTTAAATggggtggtagtggcttcaattccatcttcttttcattctttgaAGTTTGAGTTTCCGGATGGTTTGTATGGTGTGTGgtgtttaatttgcttggatcTTCATTTGCTTCGTCAATCATGTACTTCTCATCTAACTTTGCAAGGTGCACTTCGGCAACCATGTTGTCAATTGGGTCACACCAGAATAGAGAGTGATTCTCCGgtggatgcttcattgcttcttcTAGGTTGAAACTTACGACTCTcccatctatttcaaatgagtaGGTTCCCGAGTAAGCATCTAGCTTAAATCTAGAAGTTCTCAAGAAcggtcttccaagtaggataGATGATGCTCTCTCGGTTTCGCTTGATGGCATTTCAAGGACATAGAAGTCAATTGGAAACACCAACACTTTGATATTCACTAATACGTCTTCTGCAACACCCGTCACGGTTATTATGCTTTTGTCCGCTAGGACAAATCTTGCCGTAGACCTTTTTAGTGGTGGCAACTTTAATACCCGGTAGACGGAGAGCGGCATGATGCTAACACATGCTCCGAGGTCACACATACAATCGATAAATTGAACTCCATTGATGGTGCAAGTGACCATACAAGGGCCCGGATCATCACACTTCTCGGGCAATGCTCCCATTAAAGCGGAAATAGAACTCCCCAATGGGATGGTTTccaattcaagaattctatccttGTTCATGCATAGATCTTTAAGGAATTTTGCATATCTAGGAACTTGATGGATAGCATCAAAGAGGGGgatggttacctcaactttcttgaacatTTCTACCAATTTGGGGTCGAGTTCTATTCGCTTCCTAGCTTTCTTTGCAAGTGATGGGAATGGGAGTGGTTGAGcaatttcttcttccaaggttctcTTGGCCTTGGGGGTCTCCTTTGTTGGTTGAGCTTCATCCTCAACTATGACTTGTGGTGTCTCCTCTTCCACTACCTCTTCTATATCTATTCTCTCCTCCTCTTGGGCGATTGTGATAGGATTTGAGTCCTTTACTCCCTTCTCTTTTAATTGTGTTCCGGATCTaagggtgatggcattgatgccccCCTTAGGATTGGGTTGAGGTTGAGAGGGAATGGCGCTTTGGATTGGGGGTTGAGGAGTGGGATTTGTTGGTGTGTCCATTcgtgcaagaagagcttgtagTGTAGAGGTGAGGCCGGTGAGGCCGGAAGCAAGTGTGTTTTGTAGTTCCTTTTGGCCTTGTATGATGGTCCGGAGTGTTTCGTCTTGGTTGGAGGGGGTGGTTGCATATGTGAGTTGAGGgggttgtgattggttgggtggtggtctttgatgtggtggttgatatgtttggtagtttctttgtgggttttgttggttgtatggttgatttttgttggttgtatggtgGTCGGTTTTGTGACaaattttgtgagttgttgttccatctttgacctcctccattgttgttgttgtccctattcccttgttgatgattgtctctccaattttgattatggtaCCCACTCCCTTGATTGTAGCTTCCTCCTTGATAAGGGTGCCCTTGGTTAGAATTACCGCCTTGGTAGTATCCTTGATTTGGGCGGTCATAAAAATTATGGGTAGCCGCCAAAGTGTTGTCTTCTTGAAGGTTTGGGCACTCATCCGTGTAGTGGGAATAGCAAGAACAAATGCCACACACTTTTTGAGGGACCAATTGTTGATTGTGTTGTTGAGGGGGTGGGGGTTGTTGTTGGTATGATTGAggttgttgtggttgttgttggttCAATTGGAGTTGCTTCAAGATGGATGTCATTTCGCTCAAGGATTGAGTTAGAGCGGTGGTTTCACTACTAGTCGATACTTCATTCACGGTTCTCGGGCGATTGACTCTTCGTCTCATATGTTGATTAGATTCGGCCAAGTCAATGATAAGTTGCCATGCCTCCTCCGCTGTTTTATATTTAGACAAAGAACCAttgttagaggtgtccaagagaGTTCTATCTTGTTCTCGCATCCCTTGACATATGTATCCAAGCAATACTTGAGTGTCAAGCATGTGATTAGGGCATGCGTCTAGTAGCTTACGAAACTGTTCCCAATAATCGTATAGCGGTTCCGTTTCACCTTGCACAATACAAGACATTTCCTTCCTTAGCCTATCCATCTTCTCCGGAGgt is part of the Arachis duranensis cultivar V14167 chromosome 1, aradu.V14167.gnm2.J7QH, whole genome shotgun sequence genome and encodes:
- the LOC127747685 gene encoding uncharacterized protein LOC127747685 codes for the protein MDTPTNPTPQPPIQSAIPSQPQPNPKGGINAITLRSGTQLKEKGVKDSNPITIAQEEERIDIEEVVEEETPQVIVEDEAQPTKETPKAKRTLEEEIAQPLPFPSLAKKARKRIELDPKLVEMFKKVEVTIPLFDAIHQVPRYAKFLKDLCMNKDRILELETIPLGSSISALMGALPEKCDDPGPCMVTCTINGVQFIDCMCDLGACVSIMPLSVYRVLKLPPLKRSTARFVLADKSIITVTGVAEDVLVNIKVLVFPIDFYVLEMPSSETERASSILLGRPFLRTSRFKLDAYSGTYSFEIDGRVVSFNLEEAMKHPPENHSLFWCDPIDNMVAEVHLAKLDEKYMIDEANEDPSKLNTTHHTNHPETQTSKNEKKMELKPLPPHLRYSYLDEAQELPVIIAKELTPQQEDKLLNVLRKNKRAIGWTLADLVGISPQVC